CAGGACCCATTTTTAAGTCAAGGACAAACGAAGAGCATGCCTGAGGGGTGTTCTGTCCGCCTGGCCTGTCCATGATGGAAGGTCTCATATTCTCGCTGATTTCAGGAGCTATTGATTATGCGTAATTTTGATTTATCCCCGCTGTACCGTTCCGCTATTGGGTTTGACCGTTTGTTTAACCTGCTTGAAAACAACCAGAGCCAGAGTAATGGCGGCTACCCTCCGTATAACGTTGAGCTGGTGGATGAAAACCATTACCGCATTGCGATTGCCGTGGCGGGGTTTGCGGAAAGCGAGCTGGAAATTACTGCCCAGGATAATCTGCTGGTGGTGAAAGGTGCTCATGCTGATGAGCAAAAAGAACGTACTTACCTTTATCAGGGCATTGCCGAGCGCAACTTTGAACGCAAGTTCCAGTTAGCGGAGAACATTCATGTTCGTGGCGCAAACCTGGTGAACGGTCTGCTGTATATCGAACTTGAGCGTGTGATTCCGGAAGCGAATAAACCACGCCGTATCGAAATCAATTAATTCTGTCGGGCCGCGTTGCGCGGCCTGTTATCCCCATGCTCGCCGTCAGGGAGCATATGCAAATCTGCGGATTTGCAGGTACTGCTATGCCCTAAACAATTCGCATTGCAGGAAGGTGGCAAGTGAGTGAATCTCCGGGAGCGTACAAAAGTACGTGACGGGAGTGAGCGAGCGCAGCCAGCGCATCTGCAACGTGAAGTGTGACGGGAATACTCGCTTCTTAGAAGGAGAAATGATTATGCGTAACTACGATTTATCCCCGCTGCTGCGTCAATGGATCGGTTTTGACAAACTGGCCAACGCCTTGCAAAACACCGGTGAAAGCCAGAGCTTCCCACCCTATAACATCGAAAAAAGCGACGATAACCACTATCGCATTACCCTTGCGTTGGCCGGTTTCCGTCAGGAAGATCTGGATATTCAACTGGAAGGCACGCGCCTGACGGTGAAAGGCAGCCCGGAGCAGCCGGAAAAAGAGACCAAATGGTTGCATCAGGGGCTGGTCACTCAGCCGTTCAGTTTGAGCTTTACGCTGGCTGAACATATGGAAGTCTCTGGTGCGACGTTTACCAACGGATTACTGCACATTGATTTAACACGCAATGTGCCAGAAACCCTCGCCCCGCAGCGTATCGAGATTCAGGAACGACCTGCGTTAAATAGCTAATTTACTGTTTGCCCTTGCCCCGCCAGAAATGACGGGGCTTTTTTGTGCTTTACCACCCATACATACCGCCTGTACTCTGCGAAAATCTGGTTAAAATAATAATGTTATTCACAGGGAAACGAAGATGAGTGAGATAGCATTAACGGTTAGCGTTCTGGCGTTGGCGGCGGTTGTTGGATTATGGATCGGCAACATCAGAGTTCGTGGGGTGGGGCTGGGCATTGGAGGCGTGCTGTTTGGCGGGATTCTTGTCGGGCATTATGCTGACCTGCTAGGCATCTCCCTTGGTGGCGAGATGCTGCATTTTATTCAGGAATTTGGCCTGATCCTCTTCGTTTACACCATTGGTATTCAGGTCGGTCCTGGTTTTTTTGCGTCGCTGCGCGTCTCAGGTTTACGTCTGAATCTCTTTGCTGTTCTGATTGTCATCATTGGCGGTCTGCTCACCGCTATTCTGCATAAAGTGTTTGCGATCCCGTTACCGGTGGTATTGGGTATCTTCTCTGGTGCGGTAACCAACACCCCGGCATTGGGGGCTGGTCAGCAAATTCTGCGCGATCTGGGCACACCGGCGGCAGTGGTGGATCAGATGGGGATGAGCTATGCCATGGCGTATCCTTTCGGTATTTGCGGCATCTTACTCTCGATGTGGCTGATTCGAATGATTTTTCGCGTCAATGTCGAGGAGGAGGCGCAACAGCATGAATCCACGCTCTCCCGCGGCCACTCGCTCATCCAGACCATGAACATCCGTGTTGAGAACCCGAATCTCAACAGTATGGCGATTCAGGATGTGCCCATCCTCAATAGCGACAAAATCATCTGTTCACGACTTAAACGCGATGAAACGCTGATGGTGCCCTCACCAGGGACGATTATTCAGGTTGGCGATCTGCTGCATCTGGTGGGGCAGTCAGGGGATCTGCACAATGCGCAGGTGGTGATTGGCCAGGAGGTGGACACCTCGCTTTCTACTCGCGGCACGGAGTTGCGTGTTGAACGTGTGGTCGTTACCAATGAAAAAGTGCTCGGAAAGCGCATTCGCGATCTGCGCCTAAAAGAGAACTATGATGTGGTTATCTCGCGGCTTAACCGGGCGGGTATTGAGCTGGTGGCAAGCGGTGAGATGAGTCTGCAGTTTGGCGACATTCTCAACCTGGTCGGACGGCCCTCTGCCATTGAAGCGGTAGCCAATGTCGTGGGCAACGCACAGCAAAAACTGCAACAGGTACAGATGCTGCCCGTATTCATTGGTATCGGGTTGGGCGTGCTGCTTGGGTCAATCCCGCTGTTTATACCGGGGTTCCCGGTGGCGTTAAAGCTGGGGCTGGCGGGCGGACCGCTGATCATGGCGCTGATTCTGGGGCGTATCGGCAGCATTGGTAAGCTGTACTGGTTTATGCCGCCGAGCGCCAACCTGGCGCTGCGCGAGCTGGGTATCGTGCTGTTTCTTGCCGTGGTGGGGCTGAAGTCTGGCGGTGATTTTGTCGATACCCTGATGCAAGGCGAGGGCCTAAGCTGGATTGGTTATGGCATTGTCATTACCGCTATCCCTCTCATCACGGTAGGGCTGCTGGCGCGTATCTTCGCAAAAATGAACTACCTGACGTTGTGCGGGATGCTGGCCGGGTCGATGACCGATCCGCCTGCGCTGGCGTTTGCCAATAACCTGCATGCCACCAGTGGGGCGGCGGCGCTCTCGTATGCGACGGTATACCCGCTGGTGATGTTCCTGCGTATTATCACCCCGCAGCTACTGGCGGTGATTTTCTGGGGATTAGGCTAGAGGGATTAATCCTGCTGACCGGCATCCTATGGGTGCCGGTTATGATGTTTCAACACCGCTGACGGCGCATAACCCCTGCTTTGCTGAGAGCATATCCCCACCTGACCCACGCAATCCCCTTCCTGCTTTCGTCGCGATAAGGCCAACTCAAGCCGGAGATCGTGACCCTTTCCGCACATATCCGTGGAGCCTGCAACCGCGTCCGGTGGCACGAGACTGCGTACGCAAAGTGTGAACGTTAAGGGGAAAAAGCCGACGTTCTGATGCACTATTGTTATTTCCTTCTCTGATCCTCTGAATAGGGAATGTCATTAAAAGGAGCCCTGATGAAGATTTCTCGCCTTGGAGAAGCGCCGGATTACCGCTTCTCGCTGGCAAACGAGCGTACCTTTCTGGCGTGGATCCGCACCGCGCTGGGTTTTCTGGCGGCGGGTGTTGGTCTTGACCAGTTGGCGCCGGATTTTGCCACGCCAGTCATTCGTGAACTGCTGGCGTTGCTACTGTGTTTGTTCGCGGGCGGTCTGGCGATTTACGGCTACCTGCGATGGTTGCGTAATGAAAAGGCGATGCGTCTGAAAGAGGACCTGCCGTACACCCACAGTTTGCTGATTATCAGTCTGATTTTGATGATCGTCGCGGTGATCGTTATGGCGCTGGTACTGTATGGCTGATAGCCGTAAAGCGCGCCGCATTGCCGATCCGGGACTTCAGCCGGAGCGCACGTCGCTGGCCTGGTTCCGCACGCTGCTGGGCTATGGCGCGCTAATGGCGCTGGCGTTGAAACATCACTGGCATCAGGCGGGATTCTTGTTCTGGGTTTCTATTGGCGTGCTGGCGATTGTGGCGATCATTCTCTGGCGCTATACCCGCAGTCGTAACCTGATGGACGTCGCCCATTACGATTTTTCTCAATCTCGCGCGGTGCGTGACAAATTTATGATCTCCCTCGCGGTGTTATCCCTCGCAATACTGTTTGCTGTAACACACGTTCGCCAACTTATCGTATTTATCGGGGATTTTGCATGACAGAGTGTGAGGACATGGATGTTAGTGAGGGAATTATTAAGGTGGTGGTAGATCACCAGGAATGTCAGCACCCGAATGATTTATATCGCAATGTACAACTAGCAGGCGTTCGTTCTGTGCAGTTTATTCCCCTGGTTGAACGCGATGAAAAAGGCTATCCGACCGCTGAATCCGTTACATCGGAAGACTGGGGGCGGTTTTTAAATACGGTATTTGATATATGGGTACGGGAAGATGTTAACCGGATATCCATTCAGCTGTTTGATAAAATCTTAAGGCAGTGGTGTGGTCTTTCTGATGCGGTGAATTTACAGGATATTTCGCATATCGGCGCAGATTGTCGGAACTGTTACGTATTGCACTTCTGTGCTGGTGAATGCCTGAAATATCGTGATAGCAGCGAAAAAAGCGCGCTTTGTGCCGGTTATAAAACCTTTTTTAACGACTCTTCGCCGTACATGCGGGTTATGCGCGATCTTATTAAACAGCATCGCTCACCGATGGAACTGATGGCGATGCTGCGTCAAACTTAGCGACCTTTAGCCAGGTACTGCGCCATTTCGGCTTCCGGTACCATTCCGCCGCCCGTCGCCCATACCAGATGTGTGGCGTGGTTTAACTGCTCAGCAGTGAACCCGTGCATCTGTTGGTATGCGGCTGAACCACATACGCGCTGAGGTCCGGACATTCCCGCCAGTGCAGACGGCTCCAGGCGAATGCCTTCTTCCTGCGCCAGCCAACTCAGCATGTCATACATGGTTTGATCGTCAAGGGTATACAGCCCGTCCAGAAAACGCTCCATCGCCCGGCCAACAAAACCCGATGCACGCCCCACCGCCAGCCCGTCCGCCGCCGTCAGGTTATCGATGCCAATCTCCTGAACGGAAATAGCGTCGTGCAGGCCAGTGTAAACGCCGAGCAGCATGCAAGGGGAGTGGGTCGGTTCGGCGAAGAAACAGTGAACGTTATCGCCGAACGCCAGTTTCAGGCCAAAAGCCACGCCGCCAGGGCCGCCGCCGACGCCGCACGGCAGATAAACAAACAGCGGGTGATCGGCATCCACTACGCGACCCTGCTGTGCGAACTGCGCTTTCAGGCGCTGTCCGGCTACCGCGTAGCCCAGGAACAACGTGCGGGAGTTTTCATCGTCGATAAAGAAGCAGTTTGGATCGGACTCCGCCGCCTTACGCCCTTGCTCCACCGCCACGCCGTAATCTTCTTCGTACTCGACCACCGTCACACCGTGGCTGCGCAGTTTGGCCTTTTTCCACGCACGGGCATCGGCAGACATGTGTACGGTGACCTTAAAGCCGATGCAGGCGCTCATGATGCCGATCGACAAGCCCAGGTTACCGGTCGAACCCACCGCGATGCTGTACTGACTGAAGAACTGTTTGAATTCAGGCGAGAGCAGCACGCTGTAGTCATCTTCAGTGGTTAGCAGCCCGGCGGCCAGCGCCAGTTTTTCTGCGTGGGTCAGCACTTCATAGATGCCGCCACGGGCCTTAATCGAGCCGGAGATGGGTAGGTGGCTGTCTTTTTTCAGCAGAATTTCACCGCAGATAGACTGCCCGTACTCTTTTTCCAGCCGTTTTTGCATCGCAGGAACAGCGGCCAGTTCGGATTCAATAATCCCGCCGGTGGCGGCGGTTTCCGGGAAGGCTTTCGCCAGATACGGCGCAAAGCGGGTCAGGCGAGCATGGGCGTCCTGAACATCCTGCTCCGTCAGGCCGACATACGGTAAACCTTCTGCCAGAGAGGTCGTGGCCGGGTTAAACCAGGTCGTTTCTTTGAGAGCGACCAGATCCTCCACCAAAGGATACTGGGCGATGAGATTTTGAATGTTTTCCATAGTACGTCTCTTTACGCTTAGATAATAAAGGAAAGCAGGAATGTGCAAGCCAGTGCAATAACCGACGCGATAAATGTCGCGGTCGTATAGTATTTAAACGTCTCATTCAGGGTGGCGCCGCAGTATTGCTTCACCAGCCAGAAGAGGGAATCTGTCACGATCGTGCAGCCAATTGCGCCAGAACCGATGGCAATAGCGATGATCTCTGGACTCACGTTGGGATAGAGCGGCAGCATCGGCGCGACAATCGCCGTTGCACCCATCATCGCGACCGTTGCCGAACCGACCGCAGCGTGCAGAATAAGCGCCACCAGCCAGGCCAGCAGGATGGGGTGCATATGCATATTGGAGAGGATCACCGCGAGGGTATCCGCCAGGCCGCTGCTCTTCAGGATGGCGTTGAACGCGCCGCCCGCACCGATAATCAGCAGAATGTTAGCAATGGAACCAAAACCGTTTTCGGTATGGGTGAGCAGCGTACCCATGCCGATATGCTGACGCAAACCGAGAATGTAATACGCCACGAAAACCGCGATAAACATGGCAGTAATCGGGTTGCCGATAAACTCCAGCAGGGTGTACAGCGTACTGCCTTTCGCCATGTTCAGTTCAGCGACGGTTTTCGCCAGCATCAGACCAATCGGCAGCAGGACGGTAAACAGCGTTGCGCTCAGTGACGGCAGCGTTTTTTCGTCACGGACTTTAAGGTCAGAAAACTCAGCGGGTACTGCTTTAAACGGAAGACGGTTGCCGAGTAACTTTAGGAACAGCGGTCCGCCGATAAGCGAGGCCATCAGCCCTACCAGCAACCCATAGACAATGACGGAACCCAGATCGGCGCCCAGTTTGTTGGCGACGAACAGCGCGGCCGGATGCGGCGGCACCACGCAGTGTACGGCCATTAGGGCGGTACATAACGGGATCGCCAGTTTCAGCAATGAGGTGTTGGTTTTTTTGGCGATGGAGAACGCCAGCGGAATTAACAGCACCACCCCCACTTCCACAAACAGCGTGATACCGCAGATCAGCCCCACCAGCACCATAATGACGTCGGCGGAGAGCCAGCGACAGCGCTGGAGCGTTAAGCCAATGCGTTCTGCCGCACCGGAAACTTCCATCATTTTGCCAAGAATGGTTCCCAGACCGATAACGGCGGCGAGGAAACCCAGCGTGCCACCGATACCACTCTCAATGGCGTTGACCATCTCCAGCGGGCCCATATCCATCATCGTGCCCACAAAGAAGCTGGCTAACAGCAGCGCCAGAAACGGGTGGAATTTGAACTTCACGATGGTCAAAACGATTAACACGATGCTGATTAGCAGCGTGCTCACAACCCAGATTTGAGAGTGCATATCTCACCTTGCCCTGTGATTAACGTGGTTATATTGGACAAAAAAACGGCGTAGGCTGACAAACGATATAATTCCCACTTAACATGAGCTAAATTGAATCAAAATGGTGATATGCGTCTAAAAATGACTGTTTTATGCAGTATGGTTCACGCTGATTCATCTTTGTGCTGATTTTTTCAGCGTATTTTTTTACACTGCGGGAAATAATCAGAGGCTCAGAGGTGGTTATGGATCCCCTTCGCGAAGTCAGAAATCGTCTACTCAACGGCTGGCAGCTATCAAAGCTCTACACTTTTGAAGTGGCGGCGAGACATCAGTCTTTTGCGCTGGCCGCAGATGAACTGTCATTAAGTCCCAGCGCCGTCAGCCACCGAATTAACCAGCTTGAAGACGAATTGGGTATTCAGCTGTTTGTTCGCTCACACCGGAAAGTGGAATTAACGCACGAAGGGAAGCGGGTGTTCTGGGCGCTGAAATCGTCGCTGGATACGCTGAATCAGGAGATCCTCGACATTAAAAACCAGGAGCTCTCCGGTACGCTCACGGTTTACTCGCGGCCTTCCATCGCCCAGTGCTGGCTGGTGCCCGCATTAGGTGATTTCACGCGCCGCTACCCGTCTATTTCGCTGACCATATTGACCGGTAACGACAACGTGAATCTCCAGCGCGCGGGTATTGATCTGGCGATCTACTTTGACGACGCCCCCTCTGCGCAACTGACGCACCATTTCCTGATGGATGAGGCAATCCTGCCTGTATGCAGTCCGGACTATGCCCGGCGTTTTGACCTGCAGGGTGCGTTGGTTAATCTGCGTCACTGTACGCTTCTGCACGATCGTCAGGCGTGGAGCAACGACTCCGGAACGGATGAATGGCACAGTTGGGCGCAACACTTTGGGGTTGATTTGCCGTTATCATCGGGGATTGGCTTCGATCGTTCGGATTTGGCGGTGATTGCCGCAATGAACCATATTGGTGTCGCGATGGGGCGTCAGCGGCTGGTGCAAAAACGACTCGACAGCGGGGAGCTTGTCGCGCCTTTCGGCGAGATGGCGCTGAAATGTCACCAGCATTACTACATGACCACGCTGCCTGGCCGGCAGTGGCCGAAAATAGAGGCCTTTATCGGCTGGCTGCAAGAGCAGGTGTGATGAGATTTATTACGCTTGCACCCTACACCAGGTGGCGAGGATTATGCTAAATACGTGATATCCCTCCCGGTTAATGACTGAGGACAACCGTGTTAAAACCACTCATCTCTCTCCTGTTGCTCGCCAGCGCTGTCGTGTGCGCCGCTGAACGGCCGCTCATGGCTTCGCATTATGCGCAGCTAT
This Citrobacter enshiensis DNA region includes the following protein-coding sequences:
- the ibpA gene encoding small heat shock chaperone IbpA, with product MRNFDLSPLYRSAIGFDRLFNLLENNQSQSNGGYPPYNVELVDENHYRIAIAVAGFAESELEITAQDNLLVVKGAHADEQKERTYLYQGIAERNFERKFQLAENIHVRGANLVNGLLYIELERVIPEANKPRRIEIN
- the ibpB gene encoding small heat shock chaperone IbpB, giving the protein MRNYDLSPLLRQWIGFDKLANALQNTGESQSFPPYNIEKSDDNHYRITLALAGFRQEDLDIQLEGTRLTVKGSPEQPEKETKWLHQGLVTQPFSLSFTLAEHMEVSGATFTNGLLHIDLTRNVPETLAPQRIEIQERPALNS
- a CDS encoding putative transporter, with product MSEIALTVSVLALAAVVGLWIGNIRVRGVGLGIGGVLFGGILVGHYADLLGISLGGEMLHFIQEFGLILFVYTIGIQVGPGFFASLRVSGLRLNLFAVLIVIIGGLLTAILHKVFAIPLPVVLGIFSGAVTNTPALGAGQQILRDLGTPAAVVDQMGMSYAMAYPFGICGILLSMWLIRMIFRVNVEEEAQQHESTLSRGHSLIQTMNIRVENPNLNSMAIQDVPILNSDKIICSRLKRDETLMVPSPGTIIQVGDLLHLVGQSGDLHNAQVVIGQEVDTSLSTRGTELRVERVVVTNEKVLGKRIRDLRLKENYDVVISRLNRAGIELVASGEMSLQFGDILNLVGRPSAIEAVANVVGNAQQKLQQVQMLPVFIGIGLGVLLGSIPLFIPGFPVALKLGLAGGPLIMALILGRIGSIGKLYWFMPPSANLALRELGIVLFLAVVGLKSGGDFVDTLMQGEGLSWIGYGIVITAIPLITVGLLARIFAKMNYLTLCGMLAGSMTDPPALAFANNLHATSGAAALSYATVYPLVMFLRIITPQLLAVIFWGLG
- a CDS encoding YidH family protein produces the protein MKISRLGEAPDYRFSLANERTFLAWIRTALGFLAAGVGLDQLAPDFATPVIRELLALLLCLFAGGLAIYGYLRWLRNEKAMRLKEDLPYTHSLLIISLILMIVAVIVMALVLYG
- a CDS encoding DUF202 domain-containing protein; protein product: MADSRKARRIADPGLQPERTSLAWFRTLLGYGALMALALKHHWHQAGFLFWVSIGVLAIVAIILWRYTRSRNLMDVAHYDFSQSRAVRDKFMISLAVLSLAILFAVTHVRQLIVFIGDFA
- a CDS encoding radical SAM protein, which encodes MTECEDMDVSEGIIKVVVDHQECQHPNDLYRNVQLAGVRSVQFIPLVERDEKGYPTAESVTSEDWGRFLNTVFDIWVREDVNRISIQLFDKILRQWCGLSDAVNLQDISHIGADCRNCYVLHFCAGECLKYRDSSEKSALCAGYKTFFNDSSPYMRVMRDLIKQHRSPMELMAMLRQT
- the dsdA gene encoding D-serine ammonia-lyase, producing MENIQNLIAQYPLVEDLVALKETTWFNPATTSLAEGLPYVGLTEQDVQDAHARLTRFAPYLAKAFPETAATGGIIESELAAVPAMQKRLEKEYGQSICGEILLKKDSHLPISGSIKARGGIYEVLTHAEKLALAAGLLTTEDDYSVLLSPEFKQFFSQYSIAVGSTGNLGLSIGIMSACIGFKVTVHMSADARAWKKAKLRSHGVTVVEYEEDYGVAVEQGRKAAESDPNCFFIDDENSRTLFLGYAVAGQRLKAQFAQQGRVVDADHPLFVYLPCGVGGGPGGVAFGLKLAFGDNVHCFFAEPTHSPCMLLGVYTGLHDAISVQEIGIDNLTAADGLAVGRASGFVGRAMERFLDGLYTLDDQTMYDMLSWLAQEEGIRLEPSALAGMSGPQRVCGSAAYQQMHGFTAEQLNHATHLVWATGGGMVPEAEMAQYLAKGR
- the dsdX gene encoding D-serine transporter DsdX: MHSQIWVVSTLLISIVLIVLTIVKFKFHPFLALLLASFFVGTMMDMGPLEMVNAIESGIGGTLGFLAAVIGLGTILGKMMEVSGAAERIGLTLQRCRWLSADVIMVLVGLICGITLFVEVGVVLLIPLAFSIAKKTNTSLLKLAIPLCTALMAVHCVVPPHPAALFVANKLGADLGSVIVYGLLVGLMASLIGGPLFLKLLGNRLPFKAVPAEFSDLKVRDEKTLPSLSATLFTVLLPIGLMLAKTVAELNMAKGSTLYTLLEFIGNPITAMFIAVFVAYYILGLRQHIGMGTLLTHTENGFGSIANILLIIGAGGAFNAILKSSGLADTLAVILSNMHMHPILLAWLVALILHAAVGSATVAMMGATAIVAPMLPLYPNVSPEIIAIAIGSGAIGCTIVTDSLFWLVKQYCGATLNETFKYYTTATFIASVIALACTFLLSFII
- the dsdC gene encoding DNA-binding transcriptional regulator DsdC, whose amino-acid sequence is MDPLREVRNRLLNGWQLSKLYTFEVAARHQSFALAADELSLSPSAVSHRINQLEDELGIQLFVRSHRKVELTHEGKRVFWALKSSLDTLNQEILDIKNQELSGTLTVYSRPSIAQCWLVPALGDFTRRYPSISLTILTGNDNVNLQRAGIDLAIYFDDAPSAQLTHHFLMDEAILPVCSPDYARRFDLQGALVNLRHCTLLHDRQAWSNDSGTDEWHSWAQHFGVDLPLSSGIGFDRSDLAVIAAMNHIGVAMGRQRLVQKRLDSGELVAPFGEMALKCHQHYYMTTLPGRQWPKIEAFIGWLQEQV